A genomic window from Phyllopteryx taeniolatus isolate TA_2022b chromosome 2, UOR_Ptae_1.2, whole genome shotgun sequence includes:
- the myom2b gene encoding myomesin-2 isoform X2 — protein MSGLIKRGSYNHAYHHKQSQYVVKEYSSSEETVDRYDYKTRTHIQEVLNMKMPHKYVREEPMIRGPSFLVRLRSHTVFENTPIKLFCTVEGYPLPIVKWYKDGMILDMTSGKYLVEAKGGVHSLEIPRCSTDDTAQYTVVAGNIHGQATSQASIIVKRYKKEEFCPYGWIPYSVSMLPKIHFTKIHITFLEKFGPVFASEGDSATLTATMNLEPNLANLQPEAQWYRDDTRLFDSKWAKIETGRGVSTLTLPNLYKEDEGLYTLRLVTKGGTAAHSAFVSVADGPPPVAGAPGAPMDIKIHDANRDYVIVSWKPPNTTTEGPILGYFVDKSEVGTENWNQCNDQPIKICKYPVAGLFEGHSYCFRVRAVNAKGISKPSRMSEPVAALDPTEFERLHTKKLGGRLDVVSYHDEVEAEGKPPGSPSGIYASETDRTYIVVSWKSPAKASKAPMWYYIEKSMYDSDAWQRVNTQVPIRSPRYAVFDLSEGKQYKFRVLSANMYGTSEPSEPSRPIETQELKGVPSAPGQVIATRETDTSVLIQWSPPKEPNNLIGYYIDQCVKGSNDWTSANHKPHKSTKFVVSGLTTGESYVFRVQAINEIGLSEESQESAPLTVKAALTTPSAPYKIALVNCDGHSMVLNWKKPLHCGGTPIKEYYVDKRRSGTSMWREINIPPIAERLFKVESLTEGANYQFQVYAANLIGLGPVSKHSADYTCEAWTMPEPGPAYDLTFCEVRDDSVVLEWQKPVYIGSGAITGYYVEYAEKGTNEWTTANETPTNQCFLKVTGLEVGCTYDLRVRAVNDSGVGMASMTSDPVTAKAVPGSQEVSCCVDKKTGDIVFTFESCQMNAGSQFVWKKDYEEITDFSKGVEIKTEGNKTQLIFKNADKEYFGTFSVSVTNTDGVSSSFSIDPDEMKKLVGLSYDVRHPIIPLKSELAYKILERGRMRFWLQAEEISPNANYKFFVNDKELSGADSIKMGHDVSTGVIELIMDHFTEENEGTYTCQITDGGGKAQSSLVLIGDAFKAALAEAEYQRREYVRVKEGPHFSEFLSLHVGDDCSVTLVCKVANLKKESEFHWFREDTEIIPDVKPDLASGVCKLAIKLFSLKTSGIYKAAISDDRGKDISQIDVSGKVFEEAINQITRLAGVSAHELVIHCTATGIQLQCPMKYYTSEMNIVWYHGEKKLCHSDKIVIGGTPAMATMEVIEPSEKDKGKYSIVITDPEDSHKRTLDLSGEVYDKAYAEFQKLKAEAYAEKNRGKVIGGLPDVVTIMEKKTLSLTCTVCGDPKPQVSWLKNGVEVERDDQYVVSLDQGKFASFTIRGVSMEDSSKYSMIVQNKYGGESVDIVVCVYRQGEKIPEAKPTVTAKTIIPPKLPIEMPQTMIQPAPSPAPSAPSPTPPRAAPGRGVKSPTPTRRRF, from the exons ATGTCGGGGTTGATCAAGCGAGGGAGTTACAACCATGCTTACCACCATAAACAGAGCCAGTATGTGGTTAAAGAATACAGCAG CTCTGAGGAGACTGTGGACAGATATGATTATAAAACACGAACCCACATCCAGGAAGTG TTGAATATGAAGATGCCACACAAGTACGTGCGAGAAGAGCCAATGATCAGGGGCCCATCCTTCCTGGTCAGACTCAGGTCTCACACTGTATTTGAAAATACTCCAATCAAACTATTTTGCACTGTGGAAGGCTACCCTCTGCCTATTGTGAAATG GTATAAAGATGGTATGATCTTGGACATGACTTCTGGAAAGTATCTTGTTGAAGCAAAAGGAGGAGTCCACTCTCTGGAGATTCCAAG atgttcTACTGATGATACAGCTCAGTACACAGTTGTGGCTGGTAACATCCACGGACAAGCAACTAGTCAGGCTTCCATAATTGTGAAGA gGTACAAGAAGGAGGAGTTTTGTCCATATGGATGGATCCCTTACAGTG tttccATGCTTCCGAAGATCCATTTCACGAAAATCCACATTACCTTTCTGGAAAAGTTCGGCCCAGTGTTTGCTTCCGAAGGTGATTCGGCCACTCTGACTGCCACTATGAACCTTGAACCCAACCTGGCTAACCTGCAACCCGAGGCACAGTGGTACAGAGATG ACACTCGTTTGTTTGATTCTAAATGGGCAAAGATTGAAACGGGCAGAGGAGTTAGCACCTTGACGCTCCCTAACCTCTACAAGGAAGATGAAGGCTTGTACACACTGCGCCTGGTCACAAAAGGAGGCACGGCAGCACATAGTGCATTTGTCTCTGTTGCGG ATGGTCCTCCCCCAGTCGCTGGTGCACCTGGTGCTCCAATGGACATCAAGATCCATGATGCCAACAGAGACTACGTCATTGTGTCATGGAAGCCTCCCAATACTACGACAGAGGGTCCAATCCTGGGATACTTTGTGGACAA GAGTGAGGTTGGAACAGAAAACTGGAACCAATGCAATGATCAGCCAATTAAGATCTGTAAATACCCAGTGGCAGGCCTGTTTGAAGGACACTCCTACTGCTTCAGAGTCCGAGCTGTCAACGCCAAAGGAATCAGCAAACCTTCCCGCATGTCTGAGCCCGTCGCTGCTCTGGACCCGACTGAGTTTGAGAGGCTGCACA CTAAAAAACTTGGAGGAAGGCTGGATGTCGTCTCTTACCACGATGAAGTTGAAG CTGAAGGAAAACCTCCAGGTTCTCCATCTGGGATTTATGCATCAGAAACTGACAGGACTTACATCGTTGTAAGCTGGAAATCTCCGGCCAAAGCCAGCAAGGCTCCCATGTGGTATTATATAGAAAAG AGCATGTACGACAGCGATGCGTGGCAGCGTGTTAACACTCAGGTCCCGATTCGCTCCCCTCGCTATGCTGTCTTTGACCTGTCAGAGGGTAAACAGTACAAATTCAGAGTCCTTTCTGCAAACATGTACGGAACCAGTGAGCCATCAGAACCAAGTCGACCTATTGAAACCCAAGAACTTAAAG GTGTTCCTTCAGCGCCCGGCCAGGTGATCGCAACTCGGGAAACTGACACTTCTGTCCTCATTCAGTGGTCTCCTCCGAAAGAACCCAACAATCTGATTGGCTATTACATCGACCAGTGTGTGAAAGGGTCCAACGACTGGACCTCAGCCAACCACAAGCCGCACAAAAGCACTAA GTTTGTGGTTAGCGGTCTTACAACAGGAGAAAGCTATGTGTTCCGTGTCCAGGCTATCAACGAGATTGGCCTCAGTGAGGAATCTCAGGAGTCTGCACCTCTAACAGTCAAGGCTGCCCTCA CCACACCTTCTGCTCCTTACAAGATTGCTTTGGTCAACTGCGACGGACATTCGATGGTCCTGAACTGGAAAAAGCCCCTTCACTGTGGAGGGACACCAATTAAGGAATATTATGTTGATAAGAGACGTAGTGGAACAAGCATGTGGAGGGAGATCAATATCCCACCAATCGCTGAAAGACTTTTCAAG GTGGAGAGTTTGACAGAAGGAGCAAATTATCAGTTCCAAGTGTACGCGGCCAATCTTATTGGCCTGGGACCGGTATCCAAACACTCAGCCGACTACACTTGTGAGGCCTGGACTATGCCTGAGCCAG GCCCGGCTTATGATCTGACATTCTGTGAGGTGAGAGATGATTCTGTGGTGCTTGAGTGGCAAAAGCCAGTCTATATCGGTTCGGGAGCCATTACTGGTTATTATGTGGAGTATGCTGAGAAAGGCACTAATGAATGGACTACAGCCAACGAGACACCCACCAATCAATGCTTCCTTAAG GTGACAGGTCTGGAAGTGGGCTGCACCTATGACCTCAGGGTGCGTGCTGTCAATGATTCAGGTGTAGGCATGGCCTCAATGACCTCTGACCCTGTCACTGCCAAGGCTGTGCCAG GCTCCCAGGAGGTATCCTGCTGTGTGGATAAGAAGACGGGTGACATTGTTTTCACATTCGAGTCGTGCCAAATGAATGCAGGCTCTCAGTTCGTCTGGAAGAAAGATTATGAAGAAATCACAGATTTCTCCAAAGGAGTTGAGATTAAGACCGAAGGCAACAA AACCCAGCTGATCTTTAAGAATGCAGATAAAGAATACTTCGGGACCTTCTCTGTCTCTGTCACCAACACAGACGGAGTTTCTTCCAGCTTTTCCATCGACCCTGACG AGATGAAAAAGCTGGTGGGACTCAGCTATGACGTCAGGCACCCAA TCATCCCACTGAAGTCAGAGTTGGCCTATAAAATTTTGGAGAGAGGCAGAATGAGGTTCTGGCTGCAGGCGGAAGAGATTTCCCCTAACGCCAACTACAAATTCTTTGTTAACGACAAGGAACTGTCTGGAGCTGAT TCCATCAAGATGGGCCATGACGTGTCTACAGGCGTCATTGAGTTGATCATGGACCACTTTACTGAAGAGAATGAAGGGACATACACCTGTCAGATTACAGATGGAGGCGGCAAAGCACAGAGCTCGCTGGTTCTCATTGGAGATG CTTTCAAGGCTGCGCTGGCTGAAGCCGAATACCAAAGGAGAGAGTACGTCAGAGTCAAGGAGG GCCCCCACTTCAGCGAGTTCTTGTCCCTTCACGTGGGAGACGACTGCTCAGTCACACTAGTGTGCAAG GTTGCTAACTTGAAGAAAGAATCCGAGTTCCACTGGTTCAGAGAAGACACAGAAATAATTCCTGATGTGAAGCCCGACTTGGCTTCAGGAGTCTGTAAACTGGCAATTAAACTG TTTTCTCTGAAAACATCGGGGATTTACAAGGCCGCCATCAGCGATGATAGAGGAAAGGATATCAGCCAAATTGACGTTTCAGGAAAAG TTTTCGAAGAGGCCATTAACCAGATCACCCGACTGGCTG GAGTGAGCGCACATGAGCTGGTGATCCACTGCACAGCCACCGGCATTCAGCTGCAGTGTCCCATGAAGTATTACACTTCAGAGATGAACATCGTCTGGTACCACGG TGAGAAAAAACTCTGCCACAGTGACAAGATTGTGATAGGAGGAACCCCTGCTATGGCAACAATGGAG GTGATTGAGCCAAGTGAGAAGGACAAAGGGAAGTACTCGATCGTGATCACTGACCCTGAAGACTCACACAAGCGCACTTTGGACCTCAGCGGTGAAG TTTATGATAAGGCATACGCCGAGTTCCAGAAACTCAA ggCTGAAGCTTATGCCGAAAAGA ACCGCGGTAAGGTGATTGGAGGGCTGCCTGATGTGGTCACCATTATGGAAAAGAAG ACCCTGAGTTTAACGTGCACAGTGTGCGGGGACCCCAAACCTCAAGTCTCCTGGCTAAAGAACGGTGTGGAGGTCGAGCGTGATGATcag TACGTGGTCTCCCTCGACCAGGGCAAGTTTGCCAGTTTTACAATCAGAGGTGTTTCCATGGAGGATTCCAGCAAATATTCCATGATTGTCCAGAACAAATACGGAGGGGAATCTGTGGATATTGTG GTCTGCGTGTACCGCCAAGGTGAGAAAATCCCCGAGGCAAAGCCAACCGTGACCGCTAAAACAATTATCCCTCCCAAACTGCCCATTGAGATGCCTCAAACAATGATCCAGCCAGCTCCTAGCCCCGCCCCCTCCGCTCCTAGCCCCACCCCTCCCAGGGCAGCACCCGGAAGAGGAGTGAAGAGTCCAACCCCCACTCGGAGGAGGTTTTAA
- the myom2b gene encoding myomesin-2 isoform X1 yields MHTRHSTKYPESKNSAFTKTVLIGTVIMSGLIKRGSYNHAYHHKQSQYVVKEYSSSEETVDRYDYKTRTHIQEVLNMKMPHKYVREEPMIRGPSFLVRLRSHTVFENTPIKLFCTVEGYPLPIVKWYKDGMILDMTSGKYLVEAKGGVHSLEIPRCSTDDTAQYTVVAGNIHGQATSQASIIVKRYKKEEFCPYGWIPYSVSMLPKIHFTKIHITFLEKFGPVFASEGDSATLTATMNLEPNLANLQPEAQWYRDDTRLFDSKWAKIETGRGVSTLTLPNLYKEDEGLYTLRLVTKGGTAAHSAFVSVADGPPPVAGAPGAPMDIKIHDANRDYVIVSWKPPNTTTEGPILGYFVDKSEVGTENWNQCNDQPIKICKYPVAGLFEGHSYCFRVRAVNAKGISKPSRMSEPVAALDPTEFERLHTKKLGGRLDVVSYHDEVEAEGKPPGSPSGIYASETDRTYIVVSWKSPAKASKAPMWYYIEKSMYDSDAWQRVNTQVPIRSPRYAVFDLSEGKQYKFRVLSANMYGTSEPSEPSRPIETQELKGVPSAPGQVIATRETDTSVLIQWSPPKEPNNLIGYYIDQCVKGSNDWTSANHKPHKSTKFVVSGLTTGESYVFRVQAINEIGLSEESQESAPLTVKAALTTPSAPYKIALVNCDGHSMVLNWKKPLHCGGTPIKEYYVDKRRSGTSMWREINIPPIAERLFKVESLTEGANYQFQVYAANLIGLGPVSKHSADYTCEAWTMPEPGPAYDLTFCEVRDDSVVLEWQKPVYIGSGAITGYYVEYAEKGTNEWTTANETPTNQCFLKVTGLEVGCTYDLRVRAVNDSGVGMASMTSDPVTAKAVPGSQEVSCCVDKKTGDIVFTFESCQMNAGSQFVWKKDYEEITDFSKGVEIKTEGNKTQLIFKNADKEYFGTFSVSVTNTDGVSSSFSIDPDEMKKLVGLSYDVRHPIIPLKSELAYKILERGRMRFWLQAEEISPNANYKFFVNDKELSGADSIKMGHDVSTGVIELIMDHFTEENEGTYTCQITDGGGKAQSSLVLIGDAFKAALAEAEYQRREYVRVKEGPHFSEFLSLHVGDDCSVTLVCKVANLKKESEFHWFREDTEIIPDVKPDLASGVCKLAIKLFSLKTSGIYKAAISDDRGKDISQIDVSGKVFEEAINQITRLAGVSAHELVIHCTATGIQLQCPMKYYTSEMNIVWYHGEKKLCHSDKIVIGGTPAMATMEVIEPSEKDKGKYSIVITDPEDSHKRTLDLSGEVYDKAYAEFQKLKAEAYAEKNRGKVIGGLPDVVTIMEKKTLSLTCTVCGDPKPQVSWLKNGVEVERDDQYVVSLDQGKFASFTIRGVSMEDSSKYSMIVQNKYGGESVDIVVCVYRQGEKIPEAKPTVTAKTIIPPKLPIEMPQTMIQPAPSPAPSAPSPTPPRAAPGRGVKSPTPTRRRF; encoded by the exons GTCCTTATCGGCACTGTCATCATGTCGGGGTTGATCAAGCGAGGGAGTTACAACCATGCTTACCACCATAAACAGAGCCAGTATGTGGTTAAAGAATACAGCAG CTCTGAGGAGACTGTGGACAGATATGATTATAAAACACGAACCCACATCCAGGAAGTG TTGAATATGAAGATGCCACACAAGTACGTGCGAGAAGAGCCAATGATCAGGGGCCCATCCTTCCTGGTCAGACTCAGGTCTCACACTGTATTTGAAAATACTCCAATCAAACTATTTTGCACTGTGGAAGGCTACCCTCTGCCTATTGTGAAATG GTATAAAGATGGTATGATCTTGGACATGACTTCTGGAAAGTATCTTGTTGAAGCAAAAGGAGGAGTCCACTCTCTGGAGATTCCAAG atgttcTACTGATGATACAGCTCAGTACACAGTTGTGGCTGGTAACATCCACGGACAAGCAACTAGTCAGGCTTCCATAATTGTGAAGA gGTACAAGAAGGAGGAGTTTTGTCCATATGGATGGATCCCTTACAGTG tttccATGCTTCCGAAGATCCATTTCACGAAAATCCACATTACCTTTCTGGAAAAGTTCGGCCCAGTGTTTGCTTCCGAAGGTGATTCGGCCACTCTGACTGCCACTATGAACCTTGAACCCAACCTGGCTAACCTGCAACCCGAGGCACAGTGGTACAGAGATG ACACTCGTTTGTTTGATTCTAAATGGGCAAAGATTGAAACGGGCAGAGGAGTTAGCACCTTGACGCTCCCTAACCTCTACAAGGAAGATGAAGGCTTGTACACACTGCGCCTGGTCACAAAAGGAGGCACGGCAGCACATAGTGCATTTGTCTCTGTTGCGG ATGGTCCTCCCCCAGTCGCTGGTGCACCTGGTGCTCCAATGGACATCAAGATCCATGATGCCAACAGAGACTACGTCATTGTGTCATGGAAGCCTCCCAATACTACGACAGAGGGTCCAATCCTGGGATACTTTGTGGACAA GAGTGAGGTTGGAACAGAAAACTGGAACCAATGCAATGATCAGCCAATTAAGATCTGTAAATACCCAGTGGCAGGCCTGTTTGAAGGACACTCCTACTGCTTCAGAGTCCGAGCTGTCAACGCCAAAGGAATCAGCAAACCTTCCCGCATGTCTGAGCCCGTCGCTGCTCTGGACCCGACTGAGTTTGAGAGGCTGCACA CTAAAAAACTTGGAGGAAGGCTGGATGTCGTCTCTTACCACGATGAAGTTGAAG CTGAAGGAAAACCTCCAGGTTCTCCATCTGGGATTTATGCATCAGAAACTGACAGGACTTACATCGTTGTAAGCTGGAAATCTCCGGCCAAAGCCAGCAAGGCTCCCATGTGGTATTATATAGAAAAG AGCATGTACGACAGCGATGCGTGGCAGCGTGTTAACACTCAGGTCCCGATTCGCTCCCCTCGCTATGCTGTCTTTGACCTGTCAGAGGGTAAACAGTACAAATTCAGAGTCCTTTCTGCAAACATGTACGGAACCAGTGAGCCATCAGAACCAAGTCGACCTATTGAAACCCAAGAACTTAAAG GTGTTCCTTCAGCGCCCGGCCAGGTGATCGCAACTCGGGAAACTGACACTTCTGTCCTCATTCAGTGGTCTCCTCCGAAAGAACCCAACAATCTGATTGGCTATTACATCGACCAGTGTGTGAAAGGGTCCAACGACTGGACCTCAGCCAACCACAAGCCGCACAAAAGCACTAA GTTTGTGGTTAGCGGTCTTACAACAGGAGAAAGCTATGTGTTCCGTGTCCAGGCTATCAACGAGATTGGCCTCAGTGAGGAATCTCAGGAGTCTGCACCTCTAACAGTCAAGGCTGCCCTCA CCACACCTTCTGCTCCTTACAAGATTGCTTTGGTCAACTGCGACGGACATTCGATGGTCCTGAACTGGAAAAAGCCCCTTCACTGTGGAGGGACACCAATTAAGGAATATTATGTTGATAAGAGACGTAGTGGAACAAGCATGTGGAGGGAGATCAATATCCCACCAATCGCTGAAAGACTTTTCAAG GTGGAGAGTTTGACAGAAGGAGCAAATTATCAGTTCCAAGTGTACGCGGCCAATCTTATTGGCCTGGGACCGGTATCCAAACACTCAGCCGACTACACTTGTGAGGCCTGGACTATGCCTGAGCCAG GCCCGGCTTATGATCTGACATTCTGTGAGGTGAGAGATGATTCTGTGGTGCTTGAGTGGCAAAAGCCAGTCTATATCGGTTCGGGAGCCATTACTGGTTATTATGTGGAGTATGCTGAGAAAGGCACTAATGAATGGACTACAGCCAACGAGACACCCACCAATCAATGCTTCCTTAAG GTGACAGGTCTGGAAGTGGGCTGCACCTATGACCTCAGGGTGCGTGCTGTCAATGATTCAGGTGTAGGCATGGCCTCAATGACCTCTGACCCTGTCACTGCCAAGGCTGTGCCAG GCTCCCAGGAGGTATCCTGCTGTGTGGATAAGAAGACGGGTGACATTGTTTTCACATTCGAGTCGTGCCAAATGAATGCAGGCTCTCAGTTCGTCTGGAAGAAAGATTATGAAGAAATCACAGATTTCTCCAAAGGAGTTGAGATTAAGACCGAAGGCAACAA AACCCAGCTGATCTTTAAGAATGCAGATAAAGAATACTTCGGGACCTTCTCTGTCTCTGTCACCAACACAGACGGAGTTTCTTCCAGCTTTTCCATCGACCCTGACG AGATGAAAAAGCTGGTGGGACTCAGCTATGACGTCAGGCACCCAA TCATCCCACTGAAGTCAGAGTTGGCCTATAAAATTTTGGAGAGAGGCAGAATGAGGTTCTGGCTGCAGGCGGAAGAGATTTCCCCTAACGCCAACTACAAATTCTTTGTTAACGACAAGGAACTGTCTGGAGCTGAT TCCATCAAGATGGGCCATGACGTGTCTACAGGCGTCATTGAGTTGATCATGGACCACTTTACTGAAGAGAATGAAGGGACATACACCTGTCAGATTACAGATGGAGGCGGCAAAGCACAGAGCTCGCTGGTTCTCATTGGAGATG CTTTCAAGGCTGCGCTGGCTGAAGCCGAATACCAAAGGAGAGAGTACGTCAGAGTCAAGGAGG GCCCCCACTTCAGCGAGTTCTTGTCCCTTCACGTGGGAGACGACTGCTCAGTCACACTAGTGTGCAAG GTTGCTAACTTGAAGAAAGAATCCGAGTTCCACTGGTTCAGAGAAGACACAGAAATAATTCCTGATGTGAAGCCCGACTTGGCTTCAGGAGTCTGTAAACTGGCAATTAAACTG TTTTCTCTGAAAACATCGGGGATTTACAAGGCCGCCATCAGCGATGATAGAGGAAAGGATATCAGCCAAATTGACGTTTCAGGAAAAG TTTTCGAAGAGGCCATTAACCAGATCACCCGACTGGCTG GAGTGAGCGCACATGAGCTGGTGATCCACTGCACAGCCACCGGCATTCAGCTGCAGTGTCCCATGAAGTATTACACTTCAGAGATGAACATCGTCTGGTACCACGG TGAGAAAAAACTCTGCCACAGTGACAAGATTGTGATAGGAGGAACCCCTGCTATGGCAACAATGGAG GTGATTGAGCCAAGTGAGAAGGACAAAGGGAAGTACTCGATCGTGATCACTGACCCTGAAGACTCACACAAGCGCACTTTGGACCTCAGCGGTGAAG TTTATGATAAGGCATACGCCGAGTTCCAGAAACTCAA ggCTGAAGCTTATGCCGAAAAGA ACCGCGGTAAGGTGATTGGAGGGCTGCCTGATGTGGTCACCATTATGGAAAAGAAG ACCCTGAGTTTAACGTGCACAGTGTGCGGGGACCCCAAACCTCAAGTCTCCTGGCTAAAGAACGGTGTGGAGGTCGAGCGTGATGATcag TACGTGGTCTCCCTCGACCAGGGCAAGTTTGCCAGTTTTACAATCAGAGGTGTTTCCATGGAGGATTCCAGCAAATATTCCATGATTGTCCAGAACAAATACGGAGGGGAATCTGTGGATATTGTG GTCTGCGTGTACCGCCAAGGTGAGAAAATCCCCGAGGCAAAGCCAACCGTGACCGCTAAAACAATTATCCCTCCCAAACTGCCCATTGAGATGCCTCAAACAATGATCCAGCCAGCTCCTAGCCCCGCCCCCTCCGCTCCTAGCCCCACCCCTCCCAGGGCAGCACCCGGAAGAGGAGTGAAGAGTCCAACCCCCACTCGGAGGAGGTTTTAA